The Micrococcales bacterium genome includes a region encoding these proteins:
- a CDS encoding DUF222 domain-containing protein: MLHTAGADPLDVARAAEAVKAFSDARQLGAIHQISQENPATTDPTGNLCDPAPAEIACALAWTPAAASRRVDLAHEMQEDLPGDLDALRTGRLDLGKAQEITAGTLGLTPATRVGLARAACDYATSHTRGQLRAWLATQITRLDPEAATARRKKARTRRRVWVQTETDGMATLGAYLTAEEAQACYDSLRIAAANQDGPVDTARADELVARISGIQAHQPVPVQVLITPTGPELVGYGPISHTHAQHLCDTAPRIHLDPPRPTIGYRPGPQLTRYVKARDRHCRFPGCRRPAVHCDLDHITAWPTGSTVEVNLQCLCRYHHRIKTHTDWTVRTTHTGDLTWTSPRGHTYTSTLDDP; encoded by the coding sequence TGAAAGCGTTCAGTGACGCCCGCCAGCTCGGTGCCATCCACCAGATCAGCCAGGAGAACCCGGCCACCACAGACCCGACCGGGAACCTGTGCGACCCGGCCCCGGCCGAGATCGCCTGTGCACTGGCCTGGACCCCGGCCGCGGCCAGCCGGCGTGTGGACCTGGCCCACGAGATGCAAGAGGACCTGCCAGGGGACCTCGACGCGCTGCGCACCGGGCGCCTGGACCTGGGCAAGGCCCAGGAGATCACCGCCGGCACCCTCGGGCTGACCCCGGCCACCCGGGTTGGTCTGGCCCGGGCCGCCTGCGACTACGCCACGAGCCACACCCGCGGGCAACTACGGGCGTGGCTGGCCACACAGATCACCCGGCTGGACCCCGAAGCCGCCACCGCCCGGCGCAAGAAGGCCCGCACCCGGCGGCGGGTCTGGGTGCAGACCGAAACCGACGGCATGGCCACCCTCGGCGCCTACCTCACCGCCGAAGAAGCACAGGCCTGCTACGACAGCCTGCGGATCGCCGCGGCCAACCAGGACGGACCCGTCGACACCGCCCGCGCCGACGAACTGGTCGCCCGGATCAGCGGCATCCAGGCCCACCAACCCGTCCCGGTGCAGGTCCTGATCACCCCCACCGGCCCGGAACTGGTCGGCTACGGGCCCATCAGCCACACCCACGCCCAGCACCTGTGCGACACCGCACCGCGCATCCACCTGGACCCGCCCCGCCCCACCATCGGCTACCGCCCGGGCCCGCAACTCACCCGATACGTCAAAGCCCGCGACCGGCACTGCCGCTTCCCCGGCTGCCGGCGACCCGCCGTCCACTGCGACCTCGACCACATCACCGCCTGGCCCACCGGATCCACCGTCGAGGTCAACCTGCAGTGCCTCTGCAGATACCACCACCGGATCAAGACCCACACCGACTGGACGGTCCGAACCACCCACACCGGCGACCTCACCTGGACCAGCCCCCGCGGCCACACCTACACCAGCACCCTCGACGACCCATAG